A window of Roseobacter fucihabitans genomic DNA:
CTTTGAGGAATACCCACCCGGCAAGTGCTACGAGCAGCGGCATGGTGGAGGCGATGATCGCCGCCACCGAGGCCTCGATGGTTTGCATCGCCACAAAGTTCAACCCGAGGTAAACCGCGTTTTGCAGCACGCCAAAGATGATCGTAGCGCGCCATTGTGCAGGTGTTAAATGCCACGATTGCCCCAGCATCCGCGCAATTGCGACGCCCAGCAGCCCCGAGATCAGATAGCGCAGCGTCAAAGCGGCCAGCGGGGTGGCATCCGCCACGATGATGCGCGCCGAGGTAAAGGCCGAGGACCACATGAGCGCAAAAGCAAGCCCCGCCAGAATCGCGCGTATGTCCATGGATGTCTGTGCCTTCGCCTTGATCGCTCCGGCTGAGTCTTTCGCAATTCCGCAGGGAGGGCAAGCCGCTCTGGTCTGGGCGCAAGGGCTGGGGTAGGAGGGGGCGGGCCGGAAACACCGCGCCGATGGGAGCCTCAAATGATTGCACCGGACGTCATGATCGTGTTCATCACCGCCTCCGTGGCGTTGGCGCTTGCGCCGGGACCAGACAATATTTTTGTGCTGACCCAATCCGCGCTGCATGGGCGCGTGGCGGGGATCATGGTGACGCTGGGCCTGTGTCTTGGCGTGCTGGTGCATACAAGCTTGGTGGCGCTGGGCGTGGCGGTGATCTTTCAGACCTCCGCGCTGTCCTTTGCCGTGCTGAAGACGGTCGGCGGGTGCTATTTGTTGTATCTGGCGTGGAAAGCCTTTGGCGCGCGGCCAGCCGTTATTAACGGGGGCAGGGGCGCGGGGCTTAGCCCTATCCGGCTGATCGGGCGCGGTGTCATCATGAACGTGACCAACCCCAAGGTCGCCATCTTTTTCCTGGCGTTTTTGCCGCAATTTGCCGATCCCGCGCGGGGTCCGGTGACACCGCAAATCTTCATTTTCGGCGGTGTCTTTGTTCTGAGTGCATTGGTGGTATTCGGTGCCATCGCCTGGAGCGCGGGATTTCTGGGCGCATGGCTGGCGCGCACGCCGCGCGCGCAGGTGGTGATGAACCGCATCGCCGGTGGGATTTTCGCAGCCCTAGCGCTCCGGCTTTTCCTGGCGCAGCGCTAGGGCCGTGGCATAAAAAAAGGCCGCCCGAAGGCGACCCCTTGAAGTCGAGCGTTGCAGGCATTAGCCGTTCACGCTGTCCTTGAGCGCTTTGGCGATGGTCATTTTGACCACCTTGTCCGCGTCTTTTTTGAATTGCTCGCCCGTGGCGGGGTTGCGCACCATGCGCTCTGGGCGTTCGCGGCAATAGATTTTGCCAACGCCGGGCAGGGTCACTGCGCCACCGCCGGAAACTTCCTTGGTGATCAGGTTGCAAACGGCTTCGAGCGCCGCGCCTGCGGATTTCTTGTCGCCACCCATCTCTTCGGCCAGGGCCGCGACGAGCTGTGTCTTTGTCATTGGTTTTGCCATGTTCTTATTCTCCTTCGCTGCCCGAACAGTAGGGCCTCATGTCCGAAATCTACCCGGATGTTGTGTATGAACACAACGATTAGTAGAGTAATGCAAGGAAAAACATGCAATATTAACCTATTTTATTGGGTTTTGGGCTCTCAGAGGAAGGCTGTCTCCTCAAAGGAGCGTAATTTCCGGCTGTGGATGCGTTCCAGCGGCATGTCACGTAGCCGTTCCATCGCCTGAATTCCGATCATCAAATGGCGTGTAACTTGCGTTTTATAGAAATCAGACGCCATCCCCGGCAGTTTCAATTCACCGTGCAGCGGCTTGTCCGAGACACATAACAATGTGCCATATGGCACACGAAACCGGTATCCATTGGCGGCAATTGTCGCACTTTCCATGTCGAGTGCCACTGCACGCGACTGGCTCAGGCGCTGCACCGGGCCGGATTGATCGCGCAATTCCCAGTTGCGATCGTCATAGGTGGCGACCGTGCCGGTGCGCATGATGCGCTTGAGCTCATAGCCCTCAAGGTTGGTGACCTGCGCCACGGCCTGTTCCAGCGCGATCTGGATTTCGGCGAGCGCCGGGATCGGCACCCAAGGTGGCAGGTCATCATCCAGCACATGATCCTCGCGCAGATAGGCATGGGCCAGCACGAAATCTCCCAGCGCCTGGGAATTACGCAGACCGGCACAGTGCCCGACCATCAGCCAGGCATGCGGGCGCAGCACGGCGATATGATCGGTCGCGGTTTTCGCATTTGAAGGGCCGATGCCGATATTGACCAGCGTGATGCCGGAGCCATCGGCACGTTTGAGATGGTAGGTCGGCATCTGCGGTGTTTTGATCGGGGCCGCGAGCGGTTGATCCCCGGTGGTGATGGTTGCATTATCGGTCGACACAAAAGCGGTATAGCCGGAGGCCGGATCATCCAGCTGCGCGCGCGCGTAGGCTTCGAATTCCGACACATAGAACTGGTAGTTGGTAAAGAGCACGTGGTTCTGGAAATGAGGCGCATCCGTGGCAGTGTAATGCGACAAGCGCGCCAATGAATAATCCACCCGTTGCGCGGTAAAAGGGGCCAGTGCGCCGACCCCATCCGGGGACACATAGGTCCCGTTGACGATGTCATCGTTGGTCGTCGACAGATCCGGCACGTCAAAAACATCGCGCAGGGTAAATTCGGCGGCTCCTTCCTGGGGCACGGTGATATTGGCGTCATGGGCGACCGCAAAATGCACCGGCATGGGGGTTTTCGAGGGGCCGATGCTGACCGGCTGGCCGTGGTTTTCAATCAACAGGCCGATCTGTTGCACCAGGTAGCTGCGAAACAAATCGGGCCGTGTGATCGTGGCGCGGAAACTGCCGGGTGCTGAGACATGGCCAAAGCTGAGGCGCGTGTCGACCTGCGCATAGCTGGAGGTTTTAAACAGCACTTCGGGATAAAACGCGCGGATGCGTTCGGCGGGCGCGCCGTTGGCAATTGCATCGATGAAATGCGAGCACAGAAAGTGCGTGGCTTGCGTGTAGAGCTCTTCGAGGCGCGCAACGGCGGATTTGGCATCATGGAACTGTTCCGTTGGCGGGGCATCGGGTGTTTTGATCTGTGTCATGAAAGCGGCTCGATTACTGGTATGAATTCAAAGCTGCGCACGTCGACCAATCCAAGGTCGGAAATGCGCAACTCGGGGATGACCACGAGGGCCAGAAGAGAATGTTGCATATAGGCGTTGTTCAGCGTGCAGCCGCAATCGCGCATGGCCTGCATCATCTGGTCTGCCTTAGCGGCGACCTCAGTTGCGAGACGGTCTGACATGAGGCCCGCGATGGGCAGTTCCACGAGCGCCAGTTCAACGCCGTCCCTGAAGATCACGATACCGCCGCCGACCTCGTTGAGGCGATTGGCGGCCATCGCCATATGCGCGCCGTCGGTGCCGACCACGATCATATGGTGGCTGTCATGCGCGACTGTGGAGGCCATCGCCATGGGGCCGTCATACCCAAAGCCCGACACGAAGGCATTGGTCACCGACCCGGTGGCGCGGTGGCGTTCGACCAGCGCGATTTGGCAGACTTCGCCTGTGGCCTGCACGCGGCCCTCTGTGACGGGGAGTTCGAATTGCAGCGCCTTGGTGGGTGCCTGATTTTCCACCACACCAATGACATTGGCGCGAACGGCATTTGCCCCCTTGGGCGCGGGGATGGTGAAATCCTCCGCCGCCAGCGTTTTGCCCATGTTGACAGTCTGGCGCGCGGTATCGGGCCAATTGTAATGTGGGCAATCCACGAGGCAGACGCCGTTTTCGGCCACGATCTGTCCGCGCGCGATCACGGTTTCAATCGGCAGGGTGGTGAGGTCAGAGGTCAGGATCACATCCGCGCACCGCCCCGGCGTGAGCGAGCCAATCTCGCGTTCCAGTCCGAAATGTGTGGCGGTGTTAATCGTGGCCATTTGCAGGGCAATCAGCGGATCACAGCCACAGTTGATGGCATGGCGCACAACCCGGTTCATATGCCCGTCATTGACCAGCGTGCCGGAGTGGCAATCATCCGTGCACAGAATCATATTGCGCGGATCAAGGCCCTTTTCGGTGATCGCGGTGATCTGGGTTTCGACGTCATACCAAGCGGACCCGAGCCGGATCATTGACCGCATGCCCTGGCGCATCCGCGCAATGGCATCGGCCTCGCAGGTGCCTTCGTGATCATCCGCGGGACCGCCCGCCACATAGCCCGCGAAGGCAGGCCCAAGATCGGGCGAGGCATAATGCCCGCCGACGGTTTTGCCCGCGTGTTGCGTGGCGGCGATTTCGGCGAGCATCTTGGGATCGGCGTTTGACACACCGGGGAAGTTCATCATCTCGCCCAGACCGATGATACCCGGCCAAGACATCGCCTCCGCGACATCCTCGGGAGATATTTCAAAACCCGTGGTTTCCATACCCGGTGCGGAGGGCGCACAGGACGGCATCTGGGTGAAGATATTGACCGGCTGCATAAGGGCTTCGTCATGCATCATGCGCACGCCCGCCAGACCCAGAACATTGGCGATCTCATGGGGATCGGTAAACATAGAGGTCGTGCCATGCGGGATCACGGCGCGGGCGAATTCCGCCGGGGTCAGCATGCCGGATTCGATGTGCATATGCCCATCACACAGGCCGGGGATCATATGGCGCCCATTGGCCTGGATGATCTGCGTGTCCGGGCCAATACAATGTGCGGCATCCGGCACCACACAGGCGATGCGGCCTGCGATAATTGCGATATCGTGGTTGTCCAGAATTTCGCGGGTATGGACATTGACCCATTTACCGCCCTGTATAACGGTATCAGCGGGCGCGCGGCCTGTGGCAACGGCAATAAGTTGTGGTGCAGAGTCGGGCCATGTTGGAATAGAAGCTGTCGTCATGTCCCTAGGTGCCACGGGTTTCAGGGATGTTCAAGCATAGAGGGTATATGATGGACTATGAATCGGTCACAGCGGATGATTTCGGCAAAAGCCTGCACGGGATTGGTCTGAACCTGCTGGTGCGGGATGTACGGGCGACGGCTGCGTTTCTGACGGGGGTATTTGATGTTGGGGTGCGCCGGCTGAGCGATGATTTTGCGATCATCACCTATGGGGCGGAAGTTTTTCAACTGCACAGCGATGGCACCTATGGCGCGAACCCGCTGTTAGGGATGCTGCCGGAAAACCCGCCGCGCGGGGGCGGGATCGAGATTCGATTGTATGATACCGATCCCGAGGAGGCAGTGGCCAAAGCGGAAGCAAGGGGTGCGATGATCCTGCAAGCGCCGACAGATAAACCACATGGCCTGCGCGAAGCCTATATCTTATGCGCGGATGGCTATGCCTGGGTGCCAAGTCGACCGCTCTAGCGCGCAACACAGGTGGCCTGAAAGCCCACCCTACGACGTGCACCGTAAGGTGGGCTTTCAGGCCACCTGTGTTGCAAGCCCATGCCGCAGCCAATTGGAAAACGCTTGAGCGGCGGGCATCGCTTGGGCGCGCGGGGATTGGATCAGGTAATAGGCCTCCTGCATCCTTGCGCGGTGAGAAAACGGTACCGTAAGATGTCCCGCGTCGATCAGGCCCTGTGTAATGATATCATGCCCAAGCGCCATGCCACCGCTCGCCACCGCGACGGAAAGAGGGATAGAGTAAGTCGTGGCATAGGTCACCGGCGGTGCAGACCAGGGCAGGGCCTGCTCTTCGGCCCATACCGCCCAGGTCCCCATCATGTTGGCGCAATCATAGAGCGGTTGATCCGCGAGTGTCGCAAGCGTCACCGGATAGCCTGGCGCGCAGACCGGATAATAGTGATCCCTTGCCAGCAGTTCCGCGTGGACCTGATCCGAGGGACGCAGGGAATAGCGTATTTCCACATCGGCCCCTTCCGCCATATCCCGCGCCTCCCACAGCTCGGTCGATATGTTGACCTGAATATCGGGATGGGCGCAGCGAAACTGCGCCAAACGTGGCGCGAGCCATTGGATGGCAAAGGTCAGATTGCATTGGACTTGCAGCACATCATTTTCGTTACGCGTCAGAGCGCGGGTGCCATGGGCCAATGTGCGGAAGGCATCGCGCACCACAGGCAGGTAACTGATACCGGTCTGCGTCAATTCCAGCGCTCGCGTGCGGCGATGAAACAAGGGCCGTCCCAGAAATCCTTCTAGCGATTTAATCTGCTGGCTGACCGCGCTTTGTGTCATGTTCAAATCCCGCGCCGCGCCTGTGAAACTCAGGTTGCGTGCGGAGGCCTCAAAGGCGCGCAGCCAGTTTAGCGGGGGCAGATCGGCCATTATAACGCATCCATTAGTTTAACTAATGGATCACTTACGTTTTTTTCATTCGTCAAACAAGACGCATAGGTGTTGTCATATCGTCGACAAGAGCGAAGGAGTGACCCATGTCCGTGACCGAAATGCGCCCCAATATGGATAACTGGCAGGAGCGCGTCGACCTCGCCGCCGCCTTTCGCTGGACGGTGCGGCTGAATATGCACGAGGCCGTGGCGAACCACTTCAGTCTTGCGATCAACGACAGTGGTACGCAGTTCCTCATGAACCCCAACCAGATGCATTTTTCGCGCATCAAAGCCTCCGATCTTATTGTGGTAGATGTGGAGGACCCGCAGGCGATGGAAGGGCCGGATGCACCCGATCCCACCGCCTGGGGGCTGCACGGCGGGATGCACCGGCATTGCGCGCACGCCCGCTGCGCGATGCATGTGCACTCACCCTATGCCACAGCACTTGCAACCCTTGCCGACAGCCGTTTGCCCCCCGTCGATCAGAACGCCTGCATGTTCTTTGACCGGGTGGTGGTGGATGAAAACTACGGCGGGCTGGCTTTCGAGGAGGAGGGCGAGCGCTGTGCGCAACTCTTTGACGATCCGAAGAAAAAGGTCATGGTGATGGGCAATCACGGCATCCTGGTGATTGGCGATACGGTGGCCGATACCTTCAATCGGATGTTCTATTTCGAGCGTGCTTGCCAAACCTATCTGCTCGCCCTGCAAACCGGGCGACCGCTGCGCGTGCTGCCGGACGATGTCGCCGAAAAGACCGCGCGCGAGATCGAAGAATACCCCGAACAGGACCTGCGCCATCTGGCTGAACTCAAGGCCATTCTGGATGAGGAAGGCTCGAGCTATGCCCAGTGACGCTGAGACCCGCGAGGCCGGACGCTGGAATTTCCGCCCCAAAACGCCGCTCGCACAGAACCCGCTGTTCCAATGGCCGCCAAACCCGCGCGCGATTTTCAAATGGTATGCTGCCTTCTGGCTGGAAATCTCGACAACCACCCTGTGCCTGGTGATCGCATTGCTCGCCTATTTCGCGATTCTGCCCGGCCTCTCAGA
This region includes:
- a CDS encoding class II aldolase and adducin N-terminal domain-containing protein; protein product: MSVTEMRPNMDNWQERVDLAAAFRWTVRLNMHEAVANHFSLAINDSGTQFLMNPNQMHFSRIKASDLIVVDVEDPQAMEGPDAPDPTAWGLHGGMHRHCAHARCAMHVHSPYATALATLADSRLPPVDQNACMFFDRVVVDENYGGLAFEEEGERCAQLFDDPKKKVMVMGNHGILVIGDTVADTFNRMFYFERACQTYLLALQTGRPLRVLPDDVAEKTAREIEEYPEQDLRHLAELKAILDEEGSSYAQ
- a CDS encoding LysE family translocator, coding for MIAPDVMIVFITASVALALAPGPDNIFVLTQSALHGRVAGIMVTLGLCLGVLVHTSLVALGVAVIFQTSALSFAVLKTVGGCYLLYLAWKAFGARPAVINGGRGAGLSPIRLIGRGVIMNVTNPKVAIFFLAFLPQFADPARGPVTPQIFIFGGVFVLSALVVFGAIAWSAGFLGAWLARTPRAQVVMNRIAGGIFAALALRLFLAQR
- a CDS encoding AMP nucleosidase produces the protein MTQIKTPDAPPTEQFHDAKSAVARLEELYTQATHFLCSHFIDAIANGAPAERIRAFYPEVLFKTSSYAQVDTRLSFGHVSAPGSFRATITRPDLFRSYLVQQIGLLIENHGQPVSIGPSKTPMPVHFAVAHDANITVPQEGAAEFTLRDVFDVPDLSTTNDDIVNGTYVSPDGVGALAPFTAQRVDYSLARLSHYTATDAPHFQNHVLFTNYQFYVSEFEAYARAQLDDPASGYTAFVSTDNATITTGDQPLAAPIKTPQMPTYHLKRADGSGITLVNIGIGPSNAKTATDHIAVLRPHAWLMVGHCAGLRNSQALGDFVLAHAYLREDHVLDDDLPPWVPIPALAEIQIALEQAVAQVTNLEGYELKRIMRTGTVATYDDRNWELRDQSGPVQRLSQSRAVALDMESATIAANGYRFRVPYGTLLCVSDKPLHGELKLPGMASDFYKTQVTRHLMIGIQAMERLRDMPLERIHSRKLRSFEETAFL
- a CDS encoding LysR family transcriptional regulator, producing the protein MADLPPLNWLRAFEASARNLSFTGAARDLNMTQSAVSQQIKSLEGFLGRPLFHRRTRALELTQTGISYLPVVRDAFRTLAHGTRALTRNENDVLQVQCNLTFAIQWLAPRLAQFRCAHPDIQVNISTELWEARDMAEGADVEIRYSLRPSDQVHAELLARDHYYPVCAPGYPVTLATLADQPLYDCANMMGTWAVWAEEQALPWSAPPVTYATTYSIPLSVAVASGGMALGHDIITQGLIDAGHLTVPFSHRARMQEAYYLIQSPRAQAMPAAQAFSNWLRHGLATQVA
- a CDS encoding HU family DNA-binding protein; the encoded protein is MAKPMTKTQLVAALAEEMGGDKKSAGAALEAVCNLITKEVSGGGAVTLPGVGKIYCRERPERMVRNPATGEQFKKDADKVVKMTIAKALKDSVNG
- a CDS encoding VOC family protein yields the protein MDYESVTADDFGKSLHGIGLNLLVRDVRATAAFLTGVFDVGVRRLSDDFAIITYGAEVFQLHSDGTYGANPLLGMLPENPPRGGGIEIRLYDTDPEEAVAKAEARGAMILQAPTDKPHGLREAYILCADGYAWVPSRPL
- the ade gene encoding adenine deaminase, with product MTTASIPTWPDSAPQLIAVATGRAPADTVIQGGKWVNVHTREILDNHDIAIIAGRIACVVPDAAHCIGPDTQIIQANGRHMIPGLCDGHMHIESGMLTPAEFARAVIPHGTTSMFTDPHEIANVLGLAGVRMMHDEALMQPVNIFTQMPSCAPSAPGMETTGFEISPEDVAEAMSWPGIIGLGEMMNFPGVSNADPKMLAEIAATQHAGKTVGGHYASPDLGPAFAGYVAGGPADDHEGTCEADAIARMRQGMRSMIRLGSAWYDVETQITAITEKGLDPRNMILCTDDCHSGTLVNDGHMNRVVRHAINCGCDPLIALQMATINTATHFGLEREIGSLTPGRCADVILTSDLTTLPIETVIARGQIVAENGVCLVDCPHYNWPDTARQTVNMGKTLAAEDFTIPAPKGANAVRANVIGVVENQAPTKALQFELPVTEGRVQATGEVCQIALVERHRATGSVTNAFVSGFGYDGPMAMASTVAHDSHHMIVVGTDGAHMAMAANRLNEVGGGIVIFRDGVELALVELPIAGLMSDRLATEVAAKADQMMQAMRDCGCTLNNAYMQHSLLALVVIPELRISDLGLVDVRSFEFIPVIEPLS